ggattgagttagccaaaacacaaccggatatttctggtttcatccagtcatatccggagaaactggtgtggaattcgtatgcaattgaccgagaaaatcacagtaaaaatggttttggagaaaagcaaagtcttttcgttaggcaagtgcataaaatgtcatctatacaaacagaaatatcatgtttgtttgccacagttcctctagctttctccctagaaaatacgaatgtgtagagctggtgtccccatgtggaaccaattagtgtttctacggtacaaaataaaatgttccctaataaaaacattcagaaaaataaagtccatcgataatatccagaaaacacaaacacagaggctttcacagtattttggattgagttagccaaaacacaaccggatatttctggtttcatccagttgaAAGCATTAGGGGAATAAAGGAATTAGGCGGGCTAGGTTTAAAATGAtgttgcttgtgagctaactgcatactgttttgcttctgtgcaaaatagctGAGCTTGctaaatgctttcatgagataattgaactttagttgaacctgtagcatgtgataattagtttaggagctatgttaggtttttgggaaccataaaagcagaagttgaccGAAAATGTACCCACCCTATGtcctgatgaccccgtatttgtgcttgctcaagtactttgttcctttaccctggaaaaaccctatACCTTGTGatgttttgtaatgctgtggagatatgctaatgttgtggttttaagccttaaatactctgggcAATTGATggtcggggtcgttctctctgcactgctttgtagtgttactgagagacgacccatttgcaaatgaaataaactttcctcatgctctttgcatcgattggagtggaattcgtgcttctgggggtctctctctataggacaccactttttagggtcctacattgggggctcgtccgggattcgagaccccagacccacgctccattttccaatcggaggtaagtctttgctgttttaagtatttttgtgtgttttgttaatttttttagtattttatttttcccggggcgcttgacgtaccggaggtttatgttttagctgttttcccggggcgcttgacgtaccggaggtttatgttttactgaaattgtgcctgtacgggacctgtatctgaaaagagccagtagtaggcaagacagacgtgtcaagacccctggctcaggccctggaggacgctccagtggcggtattctgggggagcctggcgggtggcagccgcttcgctcccatcgcTCTCACCACTTGGTGGGGAAAAGCTTccctggggagcctggcgggcggcagccgcttcgctcccatcggaagttctggttagggaaaggttttcttccccgggagaagggctggtggcagcagccactcccgtcggaagttttggtttcagttttgtcttggttttgcgcgcagtgtctttgtgagttttgtggttgttttctgtgttttaatatatcttccttatttgcctttcccctccaacatgggacaggaattaactgcacctttgagtcttactttaggtCATTGAAGAGAGGTCcaggagcgggcccaaaacttgtctataagagtgcagaagaagaactggacaagtttctgtacatccgagtggccagccttaaacatcgggtggccacgggatgggacttttaactctcgaattatcttacaggtgaagagccaggtctgcaggggaggtaaagaagggcgcccgaatcaagtgccctacatctttgtgtgggaggacctggcgaaaaaccccccagactgggtaaaacctttcctcctttccaacagggcggtggcagagctcgatcctactatacccaccaccgccctgaggatgaagcccagttctgagttatcagcagttgccctgggggtggcgtcgagccccaaaccccctccgatcctacccgcaacacccctagtatTGGAAATTGCAGACCAGGGCAAATACCTCAACCCTCTATCCAttacaggaattggacaccctcaaacctgagaaACCCTTaactcctccaggcaggcaggaagatcTTTTTAATATTCCACCACCTTATTCCCCCCGCCTCCTTAGGAGGGCACCTTATATCCCCTGTTTCCCAAGAAGGCCCGcagtgccctttttggaaaccagaagagaaatggaggagaaAGAATCCGATGAAATAAaggaggaaggacccccggcccgttctagctggccgtcctcctcctccatataactgggatcacaagccctgataggacttgcagggcctgttttactatcATTAATTTTGCTACACTTAAATGGAACTTTGTAggagactcagtctctactgccagactctcctgaggagtttagctgaaggggttaaagttatttagttaaaaaagggaagtttaaaatgggctaagaaagaggaactaactaggatcctggccaccacagttaaaagaaagcaaaagtaaggGAAAATTaggataggcagggaccccggagactggcaaaagcacagagaagtgcccaaaaggacaagtccccctaaggtccgactaacaacgagaatctagtggtgtacgactgccacacgagactgaactgaccgaaacggcccctgcaagacgacaagagaaaagacgacagcagcggagtggtgagactgggcgacagcggcccctcggcccctcccttgTTGGGATAGTGTTGAGGATGCGGGCTCTGCCCAGGTTCCCGTAGATAATGCTCCATCACCCCCTGCGGTGTCTGGGAGGGGCCCACGCGATATCCCCCTAGCGTCTGGAGGTCAACGGAGATAACAGTGGGAGACGGCCGAACGAGGacagtggtctgggtttccaccttcaacccccccccccgaggactctgctcggcaggcagggctgatcgctatggaccatgcactccgtgcagctaagaaaaaggagcaggtggcaatgcacaagaacagcaggtacgctctcgccactatccacggggaactcaaaatggacagaggctttatcgaccaagaagaaaaattgcgccaatgtttccctgaattggactaccaaaggtactgggttcagacaccgggccggctttcgtctccagggtaagtcagatggtggcacaggtatAGGAAATAAATGCTACAtagtgtttatagggtaagtcagatggtggtggcggtagccaaggtactggggatatagttaggtaaaacgtatgattaatggtggagactggcactggagactgggtcaaattgctgctgcacatttttataatgctacatatcctttatatgctgctacccttttgcaacttccctatcctgccaggctctgcttagatgtctgccttttagggctttaaaggcttcctgaagaagcagtccctggctctgctctccgagcagcagaagatgagtgactgcgagtttgcctatgtacaCATGCTGGCTCaggactatttgctgtatatcctgaagatgccgcagcctggactgggattgagcaagacgtccagggtgctgcagaacgtcaccttctccatccagcaagaagtggaagaggctctgcaACCGTACCTGCACAATGTGCCTGTCGCGTCCGTCGAGACTGCCAGAACGATTTTCAACCAAGTGATGGAAAAAGAGTTTGAGGACGGTGTCATCAACTGGGGTAGGATTGTGACTATATTCGCATTCGAAGGGGTCTTGGCCAAGAAGCTCCTCCGGGAGCAGGCTGCTCCGGATGTGGACACTTTTAAGCCCATCCCTTATTTTGTGGCTGAGTTCATAACGAGGAGGATGGGAGAATGGATAAGGCAAAACGGAGGCTGGGAAAATGGATTTGTAAAAAAgtttatacataattctggtgaaaaaatttttctggaagttaccgAACAGATCTGtgtgatattgtcattgctaaaaaagaagtattgctgacccttagtaatgttattttaatttttaccctgcataatgaataggcttctttagtttattaaaagtaaaattgtttatcacccacgccttggtcctgacccagcagtgccaaagtttaaaaatgaaggacatgaaagaaaagagtattgttggtaagaagggctaaagaaaaaaagagctttttatataagaaaaggacatggtttgtaagaatgactttatccggatggctagtttaataaaaatggtaaaatgtttaaagaaagtcgaagagggtgtgtgaaagtcacaaaaagtatttgggtcaattcagctgaacaggcaccaggtatcaacccaaatttgtatgacttcttcagggatgtgttttctgtttttgtctctgttgtattttctgtttttgaattctgatgcctttttgtaactttttctatCCTGCGGGACATGCTTCCCCTACCCTGTAGACTTGCATCTGTCTGGCAGCGGATTTGGTGGGCGCATGGGGAGGCGGCCGGCTGCCgcctatcagggagctggagcaggagcggcaGCAGCTGATCCTTGTGCTGAACCGGCGCCGCCCCACCTGCATTGTCCGCACCGACAGCGTCCCTGGCTGTGCGGCTAGGCACAGGGGACTGCCCCTTGGACCTAATATTAATGGCTGTGGTGCATATTACTAATATAATATTAAATGGTATAACTCATCCCCATGATTgcacttaaattttaagattaaaatttgacaaaaagaaaaggggggaatgaaagcATTAGGGGAATAAAGGAATTAGGCGGGCTAGgtttaaaatgaagttgcttgtgagctaactgcatactgttttgcttctgtgcaaaatagctGAGCTTGCTAAAtactttcatgagataattgaactttagttgaacctgtagcatgtgataattagtttaggagctatgttaagtttttgggaaccataaaagcagaagttgaccGAAAATGTACCCACCCTATGtcctgatgaccccgtatttgtgcttgctcaagtactttgttcctttaccctggaaaaaccctatACATTGTGatgttttgtaatgctgtggagatatgctaatgttgtggttttaagccttaaatactctgggcAATTGATggtcggggtcgttctctctgcactgctttgtagtgttactgagagacgacccatttgcaaatgaaataaactttcctcatgctctttgcatcgattggagtggaattcgtgcttctgggggtctctctctataggacaccaatttttagggtcctacacagtcatatccggaaaaactggtgtggaattcgtatgcaatggaccgagacaatcacagataaaatggttttggagaaatgcaaagtcttttcgttaggcaagtgcataaaatgtcatctatacaaacagaaatatcatgtttgtttgtcgcagttcctctagctttctccctagaaaatacgaatgtgtagagctggtgtctccatgtggatccaattagtgtttccaagcacaaaattaaatgttcccttataaaaaaacaatcaaaacaataaagtccgttgatagtgtccggaaaacacaaacacagaggctgtagcaatatctgggattgagttagccagaagaaacccagatatttccagtttcatgctgtcatatccagaaaactggtgtggaattcgtatgcaatggaccgagaaagtcacagataaaatggttttggagaaaagcaaagtcttttcgttaggcaagtgaataaaatgtcatcgataataaaagaaatatcatttttgtggccacaattcctctggctttctccttagaaaatatgaatatgtagagctggtgtccccatgtggatccaattagtgtttctatggtacaaaattaaatgttccctgataaaaacattcaaaacaataaagtccgtcgataatatccggaaaacacaaacacagaggctgtagcaatatctggcattgagttagccaaaacacaaccggatatttctggtttcatccagtcatatctggagaaactggtgtggaatttgtatgcaatggacacagaaaatcacagcaaaaatggtttggggaaaagcaaagtcttttcgataggcaagtgcataaaatgtcatctatacaaacagaaatatcatgtttgtttgccgcagttcctctagctttctccctagaaaatacaaatgtgtagagctggtgtcacaatgtggaaccaattagtgtttctacggtagaaaatgaaatgttccctaataaaaacattcaaaacaataaagtccatcgataatatccagaaaacacaaacacagaggctttcacagtattttggattgagttagccaaaacacaaccggatatttctggtttcatccagtcatatccggacaaactggtgtggaattcgtatgcaatggaccgagacaatcacagataaaatggttttggagaaatgcaaagtctttttgttagggaagtgcataaaatgtcatctacacaaacagaaatatcatgtttgtttgcagcagttccactggctttctccctagaaaatacgaatgtgtagagctggtgtctccatgtggaaccaattactgtatccaagcacaaaataaaatgttccccgataaaagactttcaaaacaataaagtctgttgataatattccgaaaaaaccaacccagagtctgtagcaatatctgggattgagttagccaaaacaaaaccggatattaccggttttatccactcatatccggacaaagaggtgtggaattcatatgcaatggaccaagaaaatcacattaaaaacggttttggagaaaagcaaagtctttttgttagggaagtgcataaaatgtcatctacacaaatagaaatatcttgtttgtttgcagcagttcctctagctttctccctagaaaatacgaatgtgtagagctggtgtctccatgtggaaccaattactgtatccaagctcaaaataaaatgttccccgataaaagactttcaaaacaataaagtctgttgataatatcccgaaaaaaccaacccagagtctgtagcaatatctgggattgagttagccaaaacaaaaccggatatttccggttttattcactcatgtccggacaaagaggtgtggaattcgtatgcaatggaccgagaaaatcacagtaaaaatggttttggagaaaagcaaagtcttttgttaggcaagtgcataaaatgtcatctacacaaacagaaatatcatgtttgtttgcagcagttcctctagctttctccctagaaaatacgagtgtgtagagctggtgtctccatgtggaaccaattagtgtttccaagcagaaaattaaatgttccctgataaaaaacattcaaaacaataaagtccgttgatagtgtccggaaaacacaaacccagaatctgtagcaatatctgggattgagttagccaaaataaaaccggatatttccggtttcatccagtcatatgcggacaaactggagtggaattcgtatgtaatggactgaggaaatcacagtaaaaatggttttggagaaaagcaaagtcttttcattaggcaagtgcataaaatgtcatctacacaaacagaaatatcatgtttgtttgcaggaattccactggctatctccctagaaaatacgaatgtgtagagctgttgtctccatgtggaaccaattactgtatccaagctcaaaataaaatgttccccaataaaaggctttcaaaacaataaagtctgttgttaatatcccgaaaaaaccaacccagagtctgtagcaatatctgggattgagttagccaaaacaaaaccggatatttccagttttatccactcatatccggacaaagaggtgtggaattcgtatgcaatggaccgagaaaatcacagataaatggttttggagaaaagcaaagtcttttcgttaggcaagtgcataaaatgtcatcgatactaaaagaaatatcattttttggccacaattcctctggccttctccttagaaaatatgaatatgtagagctggtgtcacaatgtggatccaatttgtgtttctacggtacaaaattattaaatgttccctgataaaaacattcaaaacaataaagtccgtcgataatatccagaaaacacaaacacagaggctgtagcaatatctgggattgagttagccaaaacaaaaccggatatttccggttttatccactcatatccggacaaagaggtgtggaattcgtatgcaatggaccgagaaaatcacagataaaatggttttggagaaaagcaaagtcttttcattagggaagtgcataaaatgtcatctatacaaaaaaaatatcatgtttgtcttcctcatttcctctagctttctgcctagaaaatacgaatgtgtagagcaggtgtccccatgatgaaccaattagtgtttcaatggtacaaaattaaatgttccctgataaaaacattcaaaacaataaagtccatcgataatatccagaaaacacaaacacagaagctttcacaatattttggattgagttagccaaaacacaaccagatatttctggttttatccagtcatttctggaaaaggtggtgtggaattcgtatgcaatggaccgagaaaatcacagtaaaaatggttttggagaaaagcaaagtctttcgttaggcaagtgcataaaatatcatctacacaaacagaaatatcatgtttgtttgcagcagttccactggctttctccctagaaaatacgaatgtgtagagctggtgtctccatgtggaaccaattactgtatccaagctcaaaataaaatgttccccgataaaagacattcaaaacaataaattccgttgatagtgtccggaaaacacaaacacagaggctgtagcaatatctgggattgagttagccagaacaaacccagatatttccagtttcatccagtcatatccggaaaactcgtgtggaattcgtatgcaatggaccgagaaaatcacagataaaatggttttggagaaaagcaaagtcttttcgtaagggaagtgcataaaatgtcatcgatactaaaagaaatatcatttttttggccacagttcctctagctttctccttagaaaatatgaatatgtagagctggtgtccccatgtggaaccaattattataAACAAGCTCTAagtataatgttccccgataaaagagtttcaaaacaataaagtcttttgataatatccggaaaacacaaacacagaggctgtagcaatatctgggattgaattagccaaaagaaaaccagatatttgcggtttcatccagtcatatgcggacaaactggagtggaattcgtatgctatggaccgagaaaatcacgtaaaaatggttttggaggaaagcaaagtcttttcgttaggcaagtgcataaaatgtcatctatacaaacagaaatatcatgtttgtttgtcgcagttcctctagctttctccctagaaaatacgagtgtgtagagctggtgtctccatgtggaaccaattactgtatccaagctcaaaataaaatgttccccgataaaagactttcaaaacaataaagtctgttgataatatcccgaaaaaaccaacccagagtctgtagcaatatctgggattgagttagccaaaacaaaaccggatatttccggttttattcactcatgtccggacaaagaggtgtggaattcgtatgcaatggaccgagaaaatcacagtaaaaatggttttggagaaaagcaaagtcttttgttaggcaagtgcataaaatgtcatctacacaaacagaaatatcatgtttgtttgcagcagttcctctagctttctccctagaaaatacgagtgtgtagagctggtgtctccatgtggaaccaattagtgtttccaagcagaaaattaaatgttccctgataaaaaacattcaaaacaataaagtccgttgatagtgtccggaaaacacaaacccagaatctgtagcaatatctgggattgagttagccaaaataaaaccggatatttccggtttcatccagtcatatgcggacaaactggagtggaattcgtatgtaatggactgaggaaatcacagtaaaaatggttttggagaaaagcaaagtcttttcattaggcaagtgcataaaatgtcatctacacaaacagaaatatcatgtttgtttgcaggaattccactggctatctccctagaaaatacgaatgtgtagagctgttgtctccatgtggaaccaattactgtat
Above is a genomic segment from Lepus europaeus isolate LE1 unplaced genomic scaffold, mLepTim1.pri SCAFFOLD_116, whole genome shotgun sequence containing:
- the LOC133754503 gene encoding bcl-2-related protein A1-like, translating into MSDCEFAYVHMLAQDYLLYILKMPQPGLGLSKTSRVLQNVTFSIQQEVEEALQPYLHNVPVASVETARTIFNQVMEKEFEDGVINWGRIVTIFAFEGVLAKKLLREQAAPDVDTFKPIPYFVAEFITRRMGEWIRQNGGWENGFVKKFIHNSGEKIFLEVTEQICVILSLLKKKYC